Proteins encoded together in one Streptomyces umbrinus window:
- a CDS encoding FAD/NAD(P)-binding protein — MSAVSTVSIALVGAGPRGTSVLERLCASAPELLAPGTRLTVHVVDPSPPGPGRVWRTAQPAELLMNTVASQVTLFTDDSVDCSGPIRPGPSLHTWADGELGPDDYPTRAQYGQYLEWVFGEVVRGAPPGLRVLTHRARATRLDETADGHQVLVLDNGRTLPDLSAVVLAQGHLPAVADRAQQRLAAYADRHGLRHVPPANPADLDLSSVAPGETVLLRGLGLNFFDHMALLTTARGGRFRRTPAGLRYLPSGREPHLRAGSRRGIPYQARGDNAKGPYGRHVPLALTPDVISRFRKRADSGDAPDFLTEIWPLVAKEVETVYYEGLLGPDATLIRGFRERFLAVPHRDAQEALVLGEFGIAEADRWSWDRISRPYGGRVFTGTGDFREWLLDHLREDAAQAALGNVDGPLKAALDVLRDLRNELRQIVDHGGLGGTSRREHLDRWYTPLNAFLSIGPPRRRIEEMTALIEAGVLEVLGPRLEVRAEDGAWVAHSPDVPGSTVTATTLVEARLPEPDLRRTADELLARLLKTGQCRPHTVDGYETGGLDVTQRPYRLIDRQGRAHARRFAIGVPTEGVHWVTAAGARPGVDSVTLSDADAVARAVLRTAADQAGQGREADPEPTAHAQAWPKVELASID; from the coding sequence AACGCCTCTGCGCCTCCGCGCCCGAGCTTCTCGCGCCCGGCACGCGTCTGACGGTCCATGTCGTCGACCCGTCGCCGCCGGGCCCCGGCCGGGTCTGGCGCACCGCCCAGCCGGCCGAGCTGCTGATGAACACCGTCGCCTCGCAGGTCACCCTCTTCACCGACGACAGCGTGGACTGCTCGGGCCCGATACGCCCCGGCCCGAGCCTGCACACCTGGGCCGACGGCGAGCTGGGCCCGGACGACTATCCGACCCGCGCCCAGTACGGGCAGTACCTGGAGTGGGTCTTCGGCGAGGTGGTCCGCGGGGCACCGCCCGGGCTTCGGGTCCTGACGCACCGGGCGCGCGCGACCCGCCTCGACGAGACGGCCGACGGCCACCAGGTCCTCGTACTCGACAACGGCCGGACCCTCCCGGACCTGTCCGCCGTGGTCCTGGCCCAGGGCCATCTGCCGGCCGTGGCCGACCGGGCACAGCAGCGCCTGGCCGCGTACGCCGACCGCCACGGCCTGCGTCATGTCCCGCCCGCCAACCCGGCGGACCTCGACCTCTCCTCCGTCGCCCCCGGCGAGACCGTCCTCCTGCGCGGTCTGGGCCTCAACTTCTTCGACCACATGGCGCTGTTGACGACGGCCCGCGGAGGCCGCTTCCGGCGCACCCCGGCCGGCCTGCGCTACCTCCCCTCGGGCCGGGAGCCGCACCTGCGGGCCGGCTCCCGCCGCGGCATCCCGTACCAGGCCCGCGGCGACAACGCGAAGGGCCCGTACGGGCGTCACGTGCCCCTCGCCCTCACCCCCGACGTCATCTCCCGCTTCCGCAAACGCGCGGACTCGGGCGACGCGCCGGACTTCCTCACGGAGATATGGCCGTTGGTGGCGAAGGAGGTCGAAACCGTCTATTACGAGGGGTTGTTGGGACCCGACGCCACCCTGATACGCGGCTTCCGTGAGCGCTTCCTCGCGGTCCCCCACCGTGACGCCCAAGAGGCCCTGGTCCTGGGCGAGTTCGGGATCGCGGAGGCCGACCGCTGGTCCTGGGACCGGATTTCACGGCCGTACGGCGGTCGGGTCTTCACCGGTACCGGCGACTTCCGGGAGTGGCTGCTGGACCATCTCCGCGAGGACGCCGCACAGGCCGCGCTCGGCAACGTCGACGGTCCCCTCAAAGCGGCTCTCGACGTACTGCGCGACCTGCGCAACGAGTTGCGGCAGATCGTCGACCACGGCGGGCTCGGCGGAACCTCGCGCCGGGAGCACCTGGACCGCTGGTACACCCCGCTCAACGCGTTCCTGTCGATCGGTCCGCCCCGGCGCCGTATCGAGGAGATGACCGCGCTGATCGAGGCGGGCGTGCTGGAGGTGCTCGGCCCGCGACTGGAGGTGCGGGCCGAGGACGGGGCCTGGGTGGCGCACTCCCCCGACGTGCCCGGCTCGACCGTGACGGCGACGACACTCGTCGAGGCACGACTGCCCGAGCCGGACCTCCGGCGGACGGCCGACGAACTCCTCGCCCGGCTCCTGAAGACGGGCCAGTGCCGCCCGCACACCGTGGACGGTTACGAAACCGGAGGGCTGGACGTAACACAGCGCCCCTACCGTCTGATCGACCGTCAGGGACGCGCGCACGCAAGGCGGTTCGCGATAGGAGTGCCTACGGAGGGTGTGCACTGGGTGACCGCCGCCGGGGCCAGGCCCGGTGTGGACTCGGTCACGCTGTCGGACGCCGACGCGGTGGCGCGGGCCGTTCTGCGGACGGCCGCGGACCAAGCGGGACAAGGCCGCGAGGCGGATCCGGAACCCACAGCGCACGCACAAGCATGGCCAAAAGTTGAACTTGCAAGCATCGATTAG
- a CDS encoding DedA family protein → MLESVGSLSGSPWIYSQWIYAVVAVSVLFDVFLPVLPSGVLVITAATAAAAGTGAAAVHVPDIPAAHVPDLLALTLCAATASVLGDLVAYRLAWRGGERLDRAIARSRRLRGAQERLGAALARGGGALVVLARFAPAGRSVVSLGAGAAHRRVREFLPWSILAGLAWAAYSVGLGYFGGQWLGATWLATGVSLVALFGAGAGAAFLMRRPSSAAVPVPVPVPVSVPVPVQVQMPEAGPGA, encoded by the coding sequence GTGCTTGAGAGTGTGGGGTCGCTGTCCGGCAGCCCTTGGATCTACAGCCAATGGATCTATGCCGTGGTGGCTGTGTCAGTCCTGTTCGACGTCTTTCTGCCGGTACTGCCGAGCGGCGTCCTCGTCATCACGGCGGCGACGGCGGCCGCGGCCGGTACCGGCGCGGCTGCCGTGCACGTGCCGGACATCCCGGCCGCGCACGTGCCGGACCTCCTCGCGCTGACCCTCTGCGCCGCGACCGCCTCGGTCCTCGGCGACCTGGTCGCGTACCGGCTGGCCTGGCGCGGCGGGGAGCGCCTGGACCGTGCCATCGCCCGCTCCCGGCGCCTGAGGGGCGCGCAGGAACGTCTCGGCGCGGCGCTGGCACGCGGCGGCGGCGCCCTGGTCGTCCTGGCCCGCTTCGCGCCCGCCGGCCGCTCGGTCGTCTCGCTCGGCGCGGGCGCCGCGCACCGTCGAGTCCGCGAATTCCTGCCGTGGTCGATCCTCGCGGGGCTCGCCTGGGCCGCGTACAGCGTCGGCCTCGGCTACTTCGGCGGTCAGTGGCTGGGCGCGACCTGGCTCGCCACCGGCGTTTCGCTGGTGGCGCTGTTCGGGGCGGGCGCGGGGGCGGCGTTCCTGATGCGACGACCGTCATCGGCAGCTGTGCCCGTACCGGTACCCGTACCCGTGTCGGTACCGGTGCCGGTTCAGGTGCAGATGCCCGAGGCGGGCCCGGGCGCCTGA
- a CDS encoding DoxX family protein — MTGRLNSAQPYAIGLFRIVIGLLFACHGAVSLLGVLGGLDGKGSTVETGAWPNWYAAVIELVGGSLVLLGLGTRIAAFIASGAMAYAYFKVHQPEHLWPIRNNGEGAAMYSWSMLLLVFTGSGALGLDRLFKGRSSSSSSSSADGKRSSEPITA; from the coding sequence ATGACCGGACGCCTCAACAGCGCCCAGCCGTACGCCATCGGCCTGTTCCGCATAGTCATCGGCCTGCTCTTCGCCTGCCACGGCGCCGTCTCGCTCCTCGGCGTACTCGGCGGACTGGACGGCAAGGGCTCCACCGTCGAGACCGGCGCCTGGCCCAACTGGTACGCGGCCGTCATCGAGCTCGTCGGCGGCAGCCTGGTCCTGCTGGGCCTCGGCACCCGTATCGCGGCGTTCATCGCGTCGGGCGCGATGGCCTACGCGTACTTCAAGGTCCACCAGCCCGAGCACCTCTGGCCGATCAGGAACAACGGCGAGGGCGCGGCCATGTACTCCTGGTCGATGCTCCTGCTGGTCTTCACCGGCTCGGGCGCGCTCGGCCTGGACCGACTGTTCAAGGGCCGCTCGTCCTCGTCCTCGTCGTCATCCGCGGACGGGAAGCGCTCTTCGGAGCCGATCACGGCCTGA
- a CDS encoding superoxide dismutase family protein, whose product MGLVVLALASAALATGAGGAHGATGGDGGTVEPGGGAGGTGGKHGYSMRTDARFAPPGAFVPSAAVTYDMRLVPAGSWIEVGQRSSERGATTVKLRVTGLKAGHEYGAHVHRKPCGADPAAAGGHYQHRPSTDPASVNPDNEVWLDFTADSRGAGGASARHDWNFRFGEAASVVLHGEQGGSGMRLACFTVPFGWA is encoded by the coding sequence GTGGGTCTCGTCGTCCTGGCGTTGGCGTCGGCCGCGCTCGCGACCGGCGCGGGCGGCGCCCACGGTGCGACCGGCGGCGACGGCGGCACGGTCGAGCCGGGTGGCGGTGCGGGCGGCACCGGCGGCAAGCACGGCTACTCGATGCGGACGGACGCCCGCTTCGCCCCGCCCGGCGCATTCGTTCCGTCGGCGGCCGTCACGTACGACATGAGGCTCGTGCCCGCCGGCTCGTGGATCGAGGTCGGCCAGCGCAGTTCGGAGCGCGGCGCCACGACGGTGAAGCTGCGGGTGACCGGGCTGAAGGCGGGCCACGAGTACGGCGCGCATGTGCACCGGAAGCCGTGCGGCGCCGATCCGGCCGCCGCGGGCGGGCACTACCAGCACCGGCCGTCCACGGACCCCGCCAGTGTGAACCCCGACAACGAGGTCTGGCTCGACTTCACGGCCGACTCACGTGGGGCGGGTGGGGCGAGTGCGCGGCACGACTGGAACTTCCGGTTCGGGGAGGCCGCGTCTGTGGTGCTGCACGGTGAACAGGGTGGCTCGGGCATGCGGTTGGCCTGCTTCACGGTGCCGTTCGGCTGGGCGTGA